A genomic window from Nicotiana sylvestris chromosome 11, ASM39365v2, whole genome shotgun sequence includes:
- the LOC138880901 gene encoding uncharacterized protein has protein sequence MPNTWRRQVAMKFIQRLDKEAGEGTSQVPPANVDQHEPQNEADSQAFGAVPPPPPEGRRGANIPPVPLPIVPDQDLDMRSAVQLLTRIVASQDQHQTFGIADRSVSARVRDFINLDPPVFTGVDPNANPQDFLDLMQRTLQIIHATDVESVEFTSYRLRDVAVTWYETWKQTRGPNVPPVTWKEFSEAFLQQYLPIELRRARRDRFLHLEQGNMSVREYSMQFNSLARYAPTIVVDMNDRVHQFVSGLGAHLINEFTTASLNQGMDIACGGGMAQPTVSARASSSSVRPPRQSMQTSAGRGRGRFGASGSGGYHNRIYALSSRQDLESSPDVVTCILSVFPIDMYALIDPGSTLSYISPFVASKWDREPELLQKSFEVSTPMVESVVVRRLSSCYANVDCWTKIVRFNFPSEPIIEWKCDAAAPKGKFISYLKARRMILKGYIYHLVRVHDMEVKSPTLQSVPVVNEFPDVFPDELPGLPPEREIDFAIDMLPDTQPISIPPYRMAPAELKELKAQLKDLLNKGFIRPSTSP, from the exons ATGCCTAACACTTGGAGACGACAAGTGGCTATGAAATTTATTCAGAGGTTGGATAAGGAGGCGGGAGAAGGCACAAGTCAGGTGCCACCTGCTAATGTAGATCAACATGAGCCACAGAATGAGGCTGATTCTCAGGCTTTCGGGGCAGTACCCCCACCACCCCCGGAAGGGCGTAGAGGAGCTAACATACCTCCAGTCCCTCTCCCAATTGTTCCTGATCAGGACCTAGACATGCGAAGTGCTGTACAATTACTGACTCGAATAGTGGCCTCCCAGGACCAACACCAGACCTTCGGTATTGCTGATAGGTCCGTGAGTGCGAGAGTTCGAGACTTTATCAACTTGGATCCTCCAGTATTTACAGGGGTTGATCCTAATGCTAACCCACAGGATTTTCTGGATCTTATGCAACGGACCTTACAAATTATACATGCCACGGATGTTGAGTCAGTGGAGTTTACTTCTTATAGACTACGTGATGTTGCTGTGACATGGTATGAGACTTGGAAGCAAACTCGGGGGCCTAATGTGCCACCAGTGACATGGAAGGAGTTCTCTGAGGCATTTTTACAGCAATATTTGCCAATCGAGCTTCGAAGAGCCCGACGAGATAGGTTCTTACACTTAGAACAGGGTAATATGAGCGTTCGGGAATATAGCATGCAGTTCAACtctttggctaggtatgctcctacGATTGTTGTTGATATGAATGATCGGGTACACCAGTTTGTTAGTGGTTTGGGGGCACACTTGATAAATGAGTTCACTACAGCTTCTCTAAACCAAGGAATGGATATTGCCT GTGGAgggggtatggctcagccgacggTATCTGCaagggcttcttcttcttcggtaCGTCCTCCTAGACAGAGTATGCAGACATCAGCTGGCAGGGGTAGGGGAAGATTTGGAGCTTCTGGTTCAGGAGGTTATCATAATCGCATATATGCTTTATCGAGTCGTCAGGATTTAGAGTCATCTCCGGACGTGGTTACATGTATACTATCCGTCTTTCCTATCGATATGTATGCCTTGATAGATCCTGGTTCTACATTGTCGTATATCTCCCCCTTTGTTGCTAGTAAATGGGATAGAGAGCCTGAATTGTTGCAAAAGTCCTTTGAGGTATCTACGCCAATGGTTGAGTCTGTTGTAGTTAGACGG TTGTCTTCTTGTTATGCCAATGTAGATTGCTGGACAAAGATTGTTCGTTTTAATTTTCCAAGTGAGCCTATTATTGAATGGAAATGTGATGCTGCAGCGCCTAAGGgaaagtttatttcttaccttaaagcTCGAAGGATGATTTTGAAAGGGTACATCTATCATTTGGTACGAGTGCATGATATGGAGGTGAAATCTCCAACCCTTCAATCGGTTCCCGTCGTGAATGaatttcctgatgtatttcctgatgaACTTCCTGGTCTTCCTCCAGAAAGAGAAATCGACTTTGCTATTGATATGCTTCCAGatactcaaccaatatctattcctccatacagaatggctcctgctgagttaaaagaattgaaagcCCAGTTGAAGGATCTTTTGAATAAGGGCTTTATCAGGCCCAGCACATCTCCctag